From the Pseudodesulfovibrio indicus genome, the window TCGACTTCCACGAGCCGCCCCACGTCCCGCACTTCCGCTCCCGGCTGGGCAATGTTCCCCTTGCGCCGGGCATGGTCCTGACCGTCGAGCCCATGATCAACCTCGGGGCCAAGGAAGTGGACGTGCTCGACGACGACTGGACCGCCGTCACCCGCGACGGCTCCCTGTCCGCCCAGTTCGAGCAGACCATCGTCATCACCGACCACGGCTACGAGAGCCTGACTCCGTTCGAACTCTAACCGCCCGCCTCTCCCTGCAAACAGACAAAAGGCCTTGGAGTCCTGCAACTCCAAGGCCTTGATCTCTCTGGTGCCCCCAGCGCGATTCGAACACGCGGCACCAGGATTAGGAATCCTTTTTTATTGCAAATTGCTACCATTAGACTCAACCAAGAAAACTACGTGCAAGTCGATCAAAATACCTATTTAAAATACTTTTACTGCCTGTTGCCACTCATTGCAAAATCCCGCAGGCCAGTACATTGTTCTTACTGATTCGTATCCAATTCGTGACCAAAGGCGTCCCCCTCGCGACCTCAATAAAAGTCTTGCTTTTCTCGGCTGCAATCAGTATGTACAACTTGTACATTTTAAGCATGGAATGCAAAAGTGGAATTCACCATTACCGACATCGAACGACTTTGCGAGATAGACCGCAACCGCCTCTACCAGTGGATGAGAGAGGGCTACATTGGGCCGTCCGTCCAAAAGGCTAGCGGGCATGGCACTAAGAACGTGTGGTCCTTCGCAGATCTCGTCCGCATACAAACTTTTCAAATGATGGTTGCTACTGGATGGAAACGAGAGGCCGCATCAAGGGTACTCAACTCACCGAGATGTTATGCATCTCTTGGCTTATTCCCAGACAAAGCCGACATCACCTGGCACGACTCAGCGGAAGAGCAACATCGGGCTGTTACCCAACACACTGAAGGTTATCGCTTCAACCTGGTATATTTAAAATATCTCGGTCGAAGCTTGGTGGTCTCATTTTGCACAGTAGCCGAGCATTATTCTAACGCGATAGCCATTTTGCTTAAAGCCCTTGAGAATGACCTCAGTGAAGAGAATCATCCGCACCCCCACCCCGTTGAGATGTACTCAATTGATGCTACCCCAATCGTCCTCGGGCTAGCCCAGCGGATATAATTTTTTTTGGCACATCTAATGTACAACGTATACATTATAAGGATGCATGACATGGAAAAACGATTCTTATCGGTTCCGGAACTTGCCGACCTCCTCGGCATCTCAAGATCAACCATCTACCACCGCTGTGCCCGTGGTGCTGAAAACCCCTTCCCGATCCCGTCTAAACGTATCGGGCGACTCGTGCGCTTTGATCGCCGTGACGTGGAAGAATTCATGGGGAATAGCCGTGCAAATAGGAGCGATCACCACCACTGACAGGGTTGGGCGCGACCACGAGAATCTCGAATACTCCGTGAAACTCGATGTATACCGCCTAGAGCAAAACTCGGGCGTTGGTGGTGCCATTGAAGACGTGTGGAGCCTTGTCGAAGGAGACGTGGGCA encodes:
- a CDS encoding helix-turn-helix transcriptional regulator, with translation MEKRFLSVPELADLLGISRSTIYHRCARGAENPFPIPSKRIGRLVRFDRRDVEEFMGNSRANRSDHHH